A stretch of DNA from Pseudobdellovibrionaceae bacterium:
AATAGCCCTTAAAAGCCTTGTAACTATTTGTATTTATTACAAAAGAATATACTTTTTATTCCAACCTTGACTTTCCTTACTGCGACCGCATATTTATTCTGGAAACTTTATAAGGAGGCAAAATGTCTAAACAAAATGTAAGTGTTCGCCCATTACACGATCGTATTTTAGTTCGTCGTACTGTGGAAAGTGATGTAACTGCTGGAGGAATTATTATCCCTGATTCAGCAAAAGAAAAGCCCCAAAAAGGTGAGATTGTTGCCACAGGTAATGGTCGTATTTTAACAGACGGTAGTGTTCATCCACTAGAGGTAAAAGTAAATGATAAAATTTTATTTTCTAAATACGCTGGAACGGAACTTAAGTGGGAAGGGGAAGAGTATTTAATGATGAAAGAAGAAGATGTATTAGGAATTTTTAACTAGGAGAACAAAAATGAGTAAAGAATTAAAATTTA
This window harbors:
- a CDS encoding co-chaperone GroES, giving the protein MSKQNVSVRPLHDRILVRRTVESDVTAGGIIIPDSAKEKPQKGEIVATGNGRILTDGSVHPLEVKVNDKILFSKYAGTELKWEGEEYLMMKEEDVLGIFN